From a region of the Daphnia pulicaria isolate SC F1-1A chromosome 1, SC_F0-13Bv2, whole genome shotgun sequence genome:
- the LOC124342473 gene encoding innexin inx3-like: MSLIGLLGSFAGFVRVRYLHDKADIDNAIFRLHYRFTSAFFFAACVIITAFDLIGSPIDCITDDAVSRPEVINTYCWIQHTFTLPGSSKLPSGKVVDYPQAFQGVGPAYEGQGERRIHSYYQWVPFVLFFQGILFYLPHWIWKNQEDGQVRSMTDGSRGLLMGCLPEDRKVRCSALSSYLQDTLHTHGRLALVYVACEVLNLVNVVGNIFFIDKFLNGAFLDYGTRVIQYSSMDQEDRDDVLIEVFPRMTKCTFHRYGPSGSIQTHDALCVLAWNIFNEKIYIFLWFWLIILSVLSALALAYRLVIVASPIARLFVIQRVASPSAASAETVIRRLPFGDYFLVHMLGKNLEGFLFNGLIDDLALRFNTGNSSGKPNSGGLESAPILSPRYGIPGDR, encoded by the coding sequence ATGTCGCTAATTGGGTTACTGGGCAGCTTTGCCGGGTTCGTGCGAGTGCGGTACCTGCACGACAAGGCCGACATTGACAACGCCATTTTCCGGCTGCACTACCGTTTCACCAGCGCCTTTTTCTTCGCCGCTTGCGTCATCATCACGGCCTTTGACCTGATTGGCAGTCCCATCGATTGCATCACGGACGACGCTGTGTCACGGCCGGAAGTCATCAACACCTACTGCTGGATCCAGCACACCTTCACCCTGCCCGGCTCGTCCAAACTGCCCAGCGGCAAAGTGGTCGACTATCCGCAAGCCTTCCAGGGCGTCGGGCCGGCCTACGAGGGCCAGGGCGAGCGTCGCATCCACAGCTACTACCAGTGGGTCCCGTTCGTCCTCTTCTTCCAGGGCATCCTCTTCTACCTGCCGCACTGGATCTGGAAGAACCAGGAGGACGGACAGGTGCGCAGCATGACGGACGGTAGTCGCGGACTACTGATGGGCTGCCTGCCCGAGGACCGCAAAGTCCGCTGCTCGGCCCTGTCCAGCTACCTGCAGGACACGCTGCACACCCACGGCCGTTTGGCTCTCGTCTACGTGGCCTGCGAGGTCCTCAATCTCGTCAACGTGGTGGgcaacattttcttcatcgACAAGTTCCTCAACGGCGCCTTCCTGGACTACGGCACACGCGTCATCCAGTACTCGAGTATGGATCAGGAGGACCGTGACGACGTCCTCATCGAAGTCTTTCCGCGCATGACCAAGTGCACCTTCCATCGCTACGGCCCTTCCGGCTCGATCCAGACCCACGACGCCCTCTGCGTCCTGGCCTGGAACATTTTCAACGAAAAGATTTACATTTTCCTCTGGTTTTGGCTGATTATCCTCTCGGTTTTATCGGCCCTGGCGCTGGCCTATCGGCTGGTCATTGTCGCTTCGCCCATCGCCCGGCTGTTTGTCATCCAGCGCGTGGCTTCACCGTCGGCGGCTTCAGCCGAAACAGTCATCCGACGCCTGCCGTTCGGCGATTACTTCCTCGTCCACATGCTGGGCAAGAATCTCGAGGGCTTCCTCTTCAACGGTCTCATCGACGACCTGGCTCTGCGCTTCAACACGGGAAACAGTTCCGGCAAACCCAATTCCGGCGGCCTAGAGTCGGCGCCCATTCTCAGCCCAAGATACGGAATCCCCGGTGAccgatga